A section of the Gloeobacter violaceus PCC 7421 genome encodes:
- a CDS encoding immunity 49 family protein, translating to MHFPHHAADLDSLQALYEQYKQQYAAALETLQRQKQNSLEQIYGAALGLAGCLAVLDNNDRELFQAIDRAALAVTDTLRLAQAPAGQRDAQLYTVSNDVCLYTTGSTAFTQARHWIEGFCLAVAARRDIQLETLLEISNELLRQSSTVAPEYAYLTIDALRAFSLRQPMQARRAQLALRSALQETQFDLQALQVRTSEVQLLVALLERNGKAFNDAMLKHLEAHREYWSAPGRRANPRGWLSIVGVGLATIFFKVGETLAVESHYLPDVLIRARFGG from the coding sequence ATGCATTTTCCTCACCACGCCGCCGACCTGGACAGCCTGCAGGCGTTGTACGAGCAGTACAAACAGCAGTACGCTGCTGCGCTCGAAACGCTCCAACGTCAAAAGCAAAACAGCCTGGAGCAGATCTACGGCGCCGCTCTCGGGCTGGCGGGCTGCCTGGCGGTACTCGACAACAACGACCGCGAGCTGTTTCAGGCGATCGACCGGGCGGCGCTCGCGGTGACCGACACTTTGAGGCTGGCGCAGGCGCCTGCAGGGCAGCGGGACGCACAACTGTATACGGTGAGCAACGATGTCTGCCTGTACACCACCGGTTCGACCGCTTTCACCCAAGCCCGCCACTGGATCGAGGGTTTTTGTCTGGCGGTGGCGGCTCGCCGGGATATCCAGCTTGAAACGCTGCTTGAAATATCCAACGAGCTGCTGCGCCAGTCGAGCACGGTGGCTCCCGAGTATGCGTATCTGACAATTGATGCGCTGCGCGCCTTTTCCCTGCGCCAACCGATGCAGGCGCGCCGGGCCCAGTTGGCGCTGCGCTCAGCGCTGCAAGAAACCCAGTTTGACCTCCAGGCGCTGCAGGTGCGCACCAGCGAGGTGCAGCTGCTGGTGGCCCTGCTGGAGCGCAACGGCAAAGCCTTCAACGATGCGATGCTCAAACACCTGGAGGCGCATCGGGAATACTGGAGCGCCCCCGGCCGCCGGGCCAATCCGCGCGGCTGGCTGTCGATTGTCGGTGTGGGTCTTGCGACGATCTTTTTTAAAGTCGGTGAAACGCTCGCAGTGGAATCGCATTATCTGCCCGACGTTTTGATCCGCGCTCGCTTCGGCGGTTGA
- a CDS encoding DNA/RNA non-specific endonuclease, with protein MFRNIFLKRTGIVGAVLSALLLLAPKTSNAQTSSVHLTLGNPSGAVTSTSYSYNYLLIKSQYALSYSDYDKIPNWVSWQLNSSWLGSASRQNDFRPDSALPSGWYRVASDDYTNSGYDRGHMTPSADRTSSTQNNSATFLMTNILPQAPDNNQGPWAELEEYCRELVNQGKELYIIAGGDDNDNYFQSNYSGQYISVPSYVWKVIVVLDYPGQGVGGVNTNTRVIAVEMPNVQGIRDDDWRWYRVSVDHIEYYTGYNLLSNVSTSIQDVIEAQIDAG; from the coding sequence ATGTTTCGCAACATTTTTTTGAAGCGCACGGGCATCGTCGGCGCAGTGCTCTCGGCACTGCTTTTGTTGGCCCCTAAAACTTCAAACGCCCAAACATCGAGTGTGCATCTCACCCTTGGTAATCCGAGCGGTGCCGTGACAAGTACCAGCTATTCGTATAACTATCTGCTGATTAAATCGCAGTATGCCCTTTCCTACAGCGATTACGACAAAATTCCCAACTGGGTGAGCTGGCAGCTCAACAGCAGCTGGTTGGGCAGTGCTTCGCGCCAGAACGATTTTCGGCCCGATTCGGCTTTGCCCAGCGGCTGGTACCGGGTGGCGAGCGACGATTACACCAACAGCGGCTACGACCGGGGGCATATGACCCCTTCGGCCGACCGCACCAGTTCGACGCAGAACAACTCCGCCACTTTTTTGATGACCAACATCCTTCCGCAGGCGCCGGACAACAACCAGGGACCATGGGCGGAGCTTGAAGAGTATTGCCGCGAACTGGTCAATCAGGGCAAGGAGCTTTATATCATCGCCGGAGGCGACGACAACGACAACTACTTCCAGAGCAACTACTCCGGGCAGTACATCTCGGTCCCTTCCTACGTCTGGAAGGTGATCGTCGTGCTCGATTATCCAGGCCAAGGTGTGGGCGGTGTGAATACAAACACGCGGGTAATCGCAGTCGAGATGCCCAATGTGCAGGGAATTCGCGACGACGACTGGCGCTGGTATCGCGTGAGTGTCGATCACATCGAGTACTACACCGGTTACAACTTGCTGTCGAACGTGTCGACGAGTATCCAGGATGTCATTGAAGCCCAGATAGACGCTGGATAG
- a CDS encoding transposase encodes MSLPRRRFSRELKLHILAQIEAGQTIAAVAREHQIHPTLITQWRQQLAKYAEEAFSGNGRTYHEEARVAELERMVGQLTMENVLLKKALTRLESRSRPTRPDGNK; translated from the coding sequence ATGTCCCTGCCCAGACGGCGCTTCTCTCGCGAGCTCAAACTTCACATCCTTGCCCAGATCGAAGCCGGCCAGACCATAGCCGCGGTTGCCCGCGAGCACCAAATCCATCCGACACTGATTACCCAATGGCGCCAACAACTCGCCAAGTACGCGGAGGAGGCCTTCTCAGGCAATGGTCGTACCTATCACGAAGAGGCCCGGGTTGCTGAGTTGGAACGGATGGTTGGCCAGTTAACCATGGAGAACGTCCTTTTAAAAAAGGCCTTGACGCGTCTCGAGAGCAGAAGCCGACCGACGCGCCCGGATGGCAACAAATAA
- a CDS encoding IS3 family transposase has translation MLQLVAEQSDAQGGLSIAQACRTLGLSRAEYYRCKGALQKSDSDMEVRVRIQAIALEWPSYGSRRIRFALKRQGLTVNRKRVQRLMREDNLLCLRKQKFVKTTDSEHGLTVYPNLSAGLQLSGIDQLWVADLTYIRLSGEFVYLAVILDAFSRRVIGWSLERFLDAGLAVLALRMAITSRSFGSELVHHSDRGVQYASKEYTAILKDRGIQISMSRRANPYDNAKAESFMKTLKYEEVYMFEYENMTEARNRIGDFLEEVYNQKRLHSSIGYLPPTEFEQRLTMPDPA, from the coding sequence ATGCTGCAACTGGTGGCGGAACAGTCGGATGCTCAAGGCGGGCTTTCCATTGCCCAAGCGTGTCGGACGTTGGGTTTGAGTCGAGCCGAATACTATCGGTGCAAAGGTGCTCTCCAGAAAAGCGACAGCGATATGGAGGTGCGCGTCCGGATTCAAGCCATTGCTCTAGAGTGGCCAAGTTACGGCTCTCGGCGCATCAGATTCGCATTGAAACGTCAGGGGTTGACTGTCAACCGCAAGCGGGTGCAACGATTGATGCGCGAGGATAACCTGCTGTGCTTGCGCAAGCAGAAGTTTGTAAAAACGACGGATTCGGAGCATGGTTTGACCGTTTACCCGAACCTGTCTGCGGGCCTGCAGTTGAGCGGAATCGACCAGTTGTGGGTGGCGGATCTGACGTACATTCGTTTGTCAGGGGAGTTTGTGTACTTGGCGGTGATTCTGGATGCCTTCAGTCGCCGAGTGATTGGCTGGTCACTGGAAAGATTTCTGGATGCGGGGTTGGCAGTTCTGGCCTTGAGAATGGCGATTACCTCGCGCTCATTCGGGTCAGAATTGGTGCATCACTCGGACCGTGGTGTGCAGTATGCCTCGAAAGAGTACACAGCGATTTTGAAAGACAGAGGAATTCAAATCAGTATGAGTCGTCGAGCAAATCCGTACGACAATGCGAAGGCAGAGAGTTTCATGAAGACCTTGAAGTATGAGGAAGTCTATATGTTTGAATACGAGAACATGACGGAGGCACGAAATCGGATAGGTGATTTTTTGGAGGAGGTGTACAATCAGAAAAGATTGCATTCATCCATCGGATATCTGCCTCCCACTGAGTTCGAGCAGCGGTTGACTATGCCAGACCCTGCTTAA
- a CDS encoding photosystem I assembly protein Ycf4 produces the protein MAAPAIYQTDKVLRFEVPGSRRPSTYFFALVLTLGGLGFLFAGLSPFVETNLLPFSDTRGLTRFPQGVTMIFYGALATLFSLYYWLVLALDVGSGYNEFDKQNKKVTLFRRGFPGKNRIIEIVHPLENILGLKVQIKEGLNPRRAYFLKLKGARDLRLSPVGQPQPLAAVEDQVSAIARFLNIGVEGI, from the coding sequence ATGGCCGCACCGGCAATTTATCAAACGGACAAGGTTTTGCGCTTCGAAGTGCCAGGTTCCCGCAGGCCCAGCACCTACTTTTTTGCCCTGGTGCTCACCCTGGGTGGATTGGGCTTTTTATTCGCGGGTCTGTCGCCCTTTGTCGAAACCAACCTGCTGCCCTTTAGCGACACGCGCGGCCTGACGCGCTTTCCGCAGGGGGTGACGATGATCTTCTACGGCGCGCTTGCCACCCTCTTTTCGCTCTACTACTGGCTGGTGCTCGCCCTCGATGTCGGCTCCGGCTACAACGAATTCGACAAACAAAACAAAAAAGTGACCCTCTTCCGGCGCGGCTTCCCCGGCAAGAACCGCATCATCGAGATTGTCCATCCGCTCGAAAATATTCTGGGCCTCAAGGTGCAGATCAAAGAAGGGCTCAACCCGCGCCGCGCCTACTTTCTCAAACTCAAAGGGGCGCGGGATCTGCGCCTCTCGCCGGTCGGCCAGCCCCAACCGCTCGCGGCGGTCGAAGATCAAGTTTCGGCGATCGCCCGCTTCTTGAATATCGGCGTGGAAGGGATCTAG
- a CDS encoding alpha-mannosidase, whose translation MHRFAPLLAAAAFALAAPAVALAAPLPESLVKLRSVSRVPLIAGWKSHQGDLPDAASPAFDDSAWPVAKPDAKGNIGWPKGRRVLWLRQWVTIPRDWQGYASAGTRVHLNLIWWAEKAEIYVGGRFVQAGDLYDAVQRVPVTAAARPGERVLIAVKLTSPGHDSGALSQSRLDIDAPAGRTDPGLLADELEVVDSYLKEIATPTERRQWRPALDRALAALDWRALSRRDQARFEASLTRSRERLVPTAQLTRARTIALLGHSHIDMAWLWTVPETKEVIERTFRSALGLMEDHPRLDFAQSTAQSYQWLERERPQLFDAIRQRVNDGRWELVGGMWVEPDLNLPDGESLVRQVLYGKQYFQSRFGRDIRVGWNPDSFGYTWQLPQIYKKSGIDYFLTTKLDWNDTTKFPHRIFWWQGPDGSKILTYFSNLLGAQIEAVPMAEKARAYEKNTGLPKLMWIYGVGDHGGGPTRDMLDQAERLASSPVYPKIEKTTALAYFEQLAAADPKARRFPTWNSELYLEFHRGTFTTHAGQKQKNRRMEVTLAEAEKFSAASTVLQSTAYPAAELEVIWKKVLFNQFHDILPGSAIPAVYEQADREWREAQAAGEDLRTGALRALAAQADTQGAGLPVVVFNSLATPRDAPVALPAPGNLRGARLVAVDRTGKDVPVQAAGDWLHFWAAGVPGIGHKVFWLRPADAPAPATTGLENAYLRVEVDPRTGDLASIFDKRTGRETLNGPGNRLQFFKDEGQYWDAWNIDPDYEKHPLEAPTLVSLQTVEQGPVRAVVRVVRRFRQSTFEQDLILYRDAPHLEIANRVDWQERHVFVKAAFPLAVRSEQATYEIPFATIERSTLRDTPARKAQWEVPALRWADVADARSGVSLMNDSKYGHDARRTDTGTLLRLSLLRGPEWPDPKADLGEHSFRYALYPHPGDWREAATVRAGLEFNTPLHALPQTIHPGTLPESFLQLDNPQVVVAAWKQVEDGKGWLLRLYESQGQPAAARLRLAIPVRSVVKTDLLERPIAALAVQDGQASLQLGPYEIQTVRVQF comes from the coding sequence TTGCACCGGTTCGCCCCCCTACTCGCTGCTGCCGCCTTCGCCCTGGCTGCCCCCGCTGTAGCCCTGGCCGCTCCCTTACCCGAAAGCCTGGTCAAACTACGCTCCGTCTCGCGCGTGCCGCTCATTGCAGGCTGGAAGTCGCACCAGGGAGATCTGCCCGATGCCGCCTCGCCCGCCTTCGACGACAGCGCCTGGCCCGTGGCCAAACCCGACGCCAAAGGCAACATCGGCTGGCCGAAGGGCCGCCGGGTGCTCTGGCTCAGGCAGTGGGTGACAATTCCGCGCGACTGGCAGGGCTACGCGAGCGCCGGGACCCGGGTGCACCTCAACCTCATCTGGTGGGCCGAAAAAGCCGAAATCTATGTGGGCGGCCGCTTTGTGCAGGCGGGCGATCTCTACGACGCGGTCCAGCGGGTGCCTGTCACCGCTGCCGCCCGGCCGGGAGAGCGCGTTTTGATTGCCGTGAAGCTCACCAGTCCTGGCCACGACAGCGGTGCTCTCAGCCAGTCGCGCCTCGACATCGACGCCCCCGCCGGGCGCACCGATCCGGGTTTACTGGCCGACGAGTTGGAAGTGGTGGATAGCTATCTCAAGGAGATCGCCACCCCCACCGAACGCCGCCAGTGGCGTCCCGCCCTCGACCGGGCACTTGCCGCTCTCGACTGGCGCGCCCTTTCCCGGCGCGATCAAGCGCGCTTCGAAGCGTCGCTCACCCGTTCGCGTGAAAGGCTTGTCCCTACGGCCCAACTCACCCGAGCGCGCACGATTGCCTTACTCGGCCACTCCCACATCGACATGGCCTGGCTGTGGACGGTACCGGAGACCAAGGAGGTGATCGAACGCACCTTCCGCTCGGCCCTTGGGTTAATGGAGGACCATCCTCGCCTCGACTTTGCTCAGAGCACCGCCCAGTCCTACCAGTGGCTGGAGCGCGAAAGGCCGCAATTGTTTGATGCAATTCGGCAGCGTGTAAACGACGGGCGCTGGGAACTGGTGGGGGGCATGTGGGTCGAACCGGACCTCAATTTGCCCGACGGCGAGTCATTGGTCAGGCAGGTGCTCTACGGCAAGCAGTACTTTCAAAGCCGCTTTGGCCGGGATATCCGCGTCGGCTGGAACCCCGATTCGTTTGGCTACACCTGGCAACTGCCCCAGATCTACAAAAAATCGGGGATCGATTATTTTCTGACCACCAAGCTCGACTGGAACGACACCACCAAATTTCCGCACCGGATCTTCTGGTGGCAAGGACCGGACGGCTCGAAGATCCTGACCTATTTCTCCAACCTCCTGGGAGCCCAGATCGAGGCGGTGCCGATGGCCGAAAAAGCTCGCGCCTACGAAAAAAACACCGGTCTTCCAAAATTGATGTGGATTTACGGGGTCGGGGATCACGGCGGCGGCCCGACCCGGGACATGCTCGATCAGGCCGAACGGCTCGCTTCCTCGCCCGTCTATCCGAAGATTGAAAAAACGACGGCCCTCGCCTACTTCGAGCAACTCGCGGCAGCCGACCCCAAGGCCCGCCGCTTCCCAACCTGGAATAGCGAGTTGTACCTGGAATTTCACCGCGGCACCTTCACCACCCACGCCGGCCAGAAGCAGAAAAATCGGCGTATGGAAGTGACACTGGCCGAGGCCGAAAAGTTTTCCGCTGCCAGTACGGTCCTCCAGAGCACCGCATATCCCGCCGCCGAACTGGAAGTAATCTGGAAAAAAGTGTTGTTCAACCAGTTCCACGACATCCTGCCGGGATCGGCCATCCCGGCGGTCTACGAGCAGGCCGACCGCGAATGGCGCGAAGCGCAAGCTGCGGGAGAAGATCTGCGCACCGGCGCACTGCGCGCCCTCGCAGCCCAGGCCGATACCCAGGGGGCGGGCCTACCCGTGGTCGTCTTCAACAGCCTCGCCACCCCCCGCGACGCCCCGGTGGCTTTGCCCGCACCGGGCAACCTGCGCGGTGCCCGACTGGTGGCGGTCGATCGCACGGGCAAGGACGTGCCGGTCCAGGCGGCGGGCGATTGGCTCCATTTCTGGGCGGCGGGCGTGCCGGGGATCGGCCACAAAGTTTTCTGGCTGCGTCCGGCGGACGCACCGGCACCGGCGACGACCGGGTTGGAGAATGCCTATCTGCGCGTCGAAGTGGACCCGCGCACTGGGGATCTCGCGAGCATTTTCGACAAGCGCACCGGCCGGGAGACCTTGAACGGTCCCGGCAACCGGCTGCAGTTCTTTAAAGACGAGGGCCAGTACTGGGACGCCTGGAACATCGATCCCGACTACGAAAAACATCCTCTCGAAGCGCCCACCCTAGTTTCACTCCAAACGGTTGAGCAAGGTCCGGTGCGCGCCGTGGTGCGCGTGGTGCGCCGCTTTCGCCAATCGACTTTCGAGCAGGATCTGATTTTGTACCGCGACGCACCCCATCTGGAGATCGCCAACCGCGTCGACTGGCAGGAGCGCCACGTCTTTGTCAAAGCCGCTTTTCCCCTGGCAGTGCGCTCCGAGCAGGCTACCTACGAAATTCCTTTTGCCACGATCGAGCGAAGCACGCTGCGCGACACGCCCGCCCGCAAAGCCCAGTGGGAGGTACCCGCTCTGCGCTGGGCCGATGTCGCAGATGCGCGCTCCGGGGTGAGCCTGATGAACGACAGCAAGTACGGCCACGACGCCCGCCGGACAGATACTGGTACGCTGCTCAGGCTGTCGCTGTTGCGCGGTCCGGAGTGGCCCGACCCGAAGGCGGATCTCGGGGAGCACAGCTTTCGCTACGCGCTCTACCCGCACCCGGGTGACTGGCGCGAGGCCGCCACTGTTCGGGCGGGGTTGGAGTTTAATACGCCTTTGCACGCGCTCCCGCAGACCATCCACCCCGGAACGCTGCCGGAGAGCTTTTTGCAGCTGGACAACCCGCAGGTGGTGGTGGCCGCCTGGAAACAAGTCGAGGACGGCAAGGGCTGGCTTCTCCGGCTCTATGAATCGCAGGGCCAACCGGCTGCTGCTCGCCTGCGCCTCGCCATCCCCGTGCGAAGCGTTGTCAAGACCGATTTGCTTGAAAGACCCATCGCAGCGCTTGCGGTGCAAGATGGGCAAGCTTCACTGCAGCTTGGTCCCTACGAAATCCAGACCGTTCGCGTGCAGTTTTAA
- a CDS encoding rhomboid family intramembrane serine protease yields the protein MLKKSENQSIARTIKSQAQILGGTVAAFWSIEIVDQVLFAGRYLDVFGIHPRDLDSLVNIFFAPFLHVGFGHLIANTVPFLVLGWLIMARSFKDFFWVTLIVTLVSGLGVWLFAPTNTVHLGASGVVFGYLGYLLLRGYFERSWQSVLVALGVGFLFGGALWGVLPLQAGVSWQAHLFGFLGGVLAARWLTPRRPAS from the coding sequence ATGCTCAAAAAAAGCGAGAACCAGTCGATAGCCCGCACGATCAAAAGCCAGGCTCAGATCTTGGGAGGGACGGTGGCGGCCTTCTGGAGTATCGAGATCGTCGATCAGGTGCTCTTCGCCGGGCGCTACCTCGACGTATTTGGCATCCACCCGCGCGACCTCGATTCGCTGGTCAATATTTTCTTCGCACCCTTTCTGCACGTCGGCTTCGGGCACCTGATCGCCAATACCGTGCCCTTTCTGGTGCTGGGCTGGCTGATCATGGCCCGCAGCTTCAAAGATTTTTTCTGGGTGACACTCATCGTCACGCTAGTGAGCGGCCTGGGGGTCTGGCTGTTTGCCCCGACCAACACGGTGCACCTGGGGGCGAGCGGCGTCGTCTTCGGCTATCTGGGCTATCTGCTGCTGCGCGGCTACTTCGAGCGCAGCTGGCAGTCGGTGCTCGTCGCCCTCGGGGTCGGCTTTTTGTTCGGCGGCGCGCTGTGGGGGGTATTGCCCCTGCAGGCGGGGGTCTCCTGGCAGGCCCACCTGTTCGGCTTTTTAGGCGGGGTGCTCGCCGCCCGCTGGCTCACCCCGCGCCGCCCGGCTTCGTAG
- a CDS encoding glycosyltransferase family 4 protein, with amino-acid sequence MHIAWLGKKTPFCGNVTYSREVTNALMELGHRVSFLHFVQEEEILPPRADLGEVTLPCLYKSQAYTIPSLRARKVLVDSLRELKPDLVHASLTLSPLDFALPEICEELRLPLVATFHPAFDRRRRNFAANTQYLMYQWYTSTLANYDRVIIFSQLQKDLLIRLGVPGRRIAIIPNGVDTARYCPGYSRIKDELRAGRLFVYMGRLTVEKNVEQLLKAWKQAGMHALGARLAIIGDGPQRANLQSFYGTEEGVRWLGYLASEQRRIEILQGADVFVLPSLVEGLSLSLLEAMACGTACLATDVGADGEVLAGGAGLLVNPLRVRSELRTLLPMLGEQPEFTALLGQKARARVIEHYTLSSNIWALENLYAEVLERTPARLLKN; translated from the coding sequence ATGCATATAGCCTGGCTGGGTAAGAAGACCCCTTTTTGCGGAAACGTTACCTACAGTCGCGAAGTGACCAACGCCCTGATGGAGTTGGGACACCGGGTCAGTTTTCTGCATTTTGTCCAGGAAGAAGAAATACTGCCGCCGCGGGCGGATTTGGGGGAAGTGACCCTGCCATGTCTTTACAAGTCCCAGGCATACACCATTCCGTCCCTGCGGGCGCGCAAGGTGTTGGTCGATTCGCTGCGCGAGTTGAAGCCCGACCTGGTGCACGCGAGCCTCACCCTCTCGCCCCTCGATTTTGCCCTGCCCGAAATTTGCGAAGAGTTGCGCCTGCCGTTGGTGGCCACCTTCCACCCGGCCTTTGACCGGCGGCGGCGCAACTTTGCCGCCAATACCCAGTACCTGATGTATCAGTGGTACACCTCGACCCTGGCCAACTACGACCGGGTGATCATCTTCTCGCAATTGCAAAAGGATCTGCTCATCCGCCTGGGCGTGCCGGGGCGGCGCATCGCGATCATCCCCAACGGCGTCGACACTGCTCGCTACTGCCCCGGCTACTCGCGCATCAAAGACGAACTGCGCGCCGGACGGCTGTTTGTTTATATGGGCCGCCTCACGGTCGAGAAAAACGTCGAGCAACTACTAAAAGCCTGGAAGCAGGCGGGCATGCACGCCCTGGGCGCCCGGCTCGCCATTATCGGTGACGGTCCCCAGCGCGCCAACCTCCAGAGCTTCTACGGCACCGAGGAGGGCGTGCGCTGGCTTGGCTACCTGGCCTCCGAGCAGCGCCGCATCGAGATTTTGCAGGGGGCGGACGTGTTTGTGCTCCCGTCGCTGGTCGAAGGACTGTCGCTGTCGCTTCTTGAGGCGATGGCCTGTGGTACCGCCTGTCTCGCTACCGACGTCGGTGCCGACGGCGAGGTGCTGGCCGGTGGGGCGGGGCTGCTGGTCAACCCGCTGCGGGTGCGCTCGGAGTTGCGCACGCTGCTGCCGATGCTCGGCGAGCAACCGGAATTTACCGCCCTGTTGGGTCAGAAGGCTCGCGCCCGCGTCATCGAGCACTATACGCTCTCCTCGAACATCTGGGCACTTGAGAACTTATATGCGGAAGTGCTTGAGCGGACCCCCGCCCGACTGCTAAAAAATTGA
- a CDS encoding MFS transporter, which produces MAPTTQDSSQQHKTLGFRDVLRNRNFLFLWSGQVFSQLADKIFLVYMIALIAVHFTEALTAQLSSGIMIASSVPAILFGSVAGVYVDRWPKKTVLIVSNLLRGLFVLVVPFLPVQYAFWLALTFLVSTLTQFFAPAETAAIPLIVERRGLLSANSLFTATMMVAAVVGFAIGEPLLSLIGGADDGHWIVGGAYVIASLLIGFMHTGEKESLKHRPEPNLAKDLREGFVYLKQNAGVRFAFVQLVVLYSVIAALTILAINLAPAIGLKQEQFGFLLASASGGLVAGAIAVGKFGNRLPRPSLALVGAILMGAALIGLYWASNVWSALSLTLLLGLGGACIGVPMQTLIQEQTPEQMRGKVFGLQNNLVNIALSLPLVLAERAAALFGLRPVILALGLVVLLAGFVSKWFSRDLSK; this is translated from the coding sequence ATGGCACCCACGACCCAGGATTCCTCACAGCAGCACAAAACCCTCGGTTTTCGCGACGTCCTGCGCAACCGGAATTTCCTGTTTTTGTGGAGCGGACAGGTCTTCTCGCAACTGGCCGACAAGATTTTTCTGGTCTATATGATCGCGCTGATCGCCGTGCACTTTACCGAGGCGCTCACCGCCCAACTGTCCTCGGGGATCATGATCGCTTCTTCCGTCCCGGCCATCTTGTTCGGTTCGGTGGCCGGGGTCTACGTCGATCGCTGGCCCAAAAAGACGGTGCTCATCGTCTCCAATCTGCTGCGTGGTCTATTCGTACTGGTGGTGCCCTTCTTACCCGTTCAGTACGCCTTCTGGCTGGCGCTCACTTTCTTGGTCTCGACGCTCACTCAATTTTTTGCGCCGGCGGAGACGGCGGCGATCCCGCTGATTGTCGAGCGGCGCGGGTTACTGTCGGCCAATTCGCTCTTTACCGCCACGATGATGGTGGCGGCGGTGGTCGGTTTTGCCATCGGCGAGCCGCTGCTGAGCCTCATCGGCGGGGCGGACGACGGCCACTGGATCGTGGGCGGCGCCTACGTGATCGCTTCACTGCTCATCGGGTTTATGCACACCGGCGAGAAGGAATCTCTCAAGCACCGCCCCGAGCCGAATCTGGCCAAAGACCTGCGCGAAGGATTCGTCTACCTCAAGCAGAACGCCGGTGTGCGCTTTGCCTTTGTGCAACTGGTTGTGCTCTACAGCGTCATCGCCGCCCTCACGATCCTGGCAATCAACCTGGCCCCCGCCATCGGCCTCAAGCAGGAGCAATTCGGCTTCCTGCTCGCCTCGGCCAGCGGCGGTCTGGTGGCAGGAGCGATCGCGGTGGGCAAGTTCGGCAACCGCCTACCGCGCCCGAGCCTCGCCCTGGTCGGGGCGATCTTGATGGGAGCGGCATTGATTGGCCTGTACTGGGCGAGCAATGTCTGGTCGGCCCTCTCGCTCACTTTGTTGTTGGGTCTGGGGGGCGCCTGCATCGGGGTGCCGATGCAAACCCTGATCCAGGAGCAGACCCCCGAGCAGATGCGCGGCAAGGTCTTCGGCCTGCAGAACAACCTGGTCAATATCGCCCTCAGCCTGCCTCTGGTGCTCGCGGAGCGGGCCGCTGCCCTGTTCGGTCTGCGTCCTGTTATTCTGGCTCTAGGTCTGGTGGTGCTGCTGGCAGGGTTCGTGAGCAAATGGTTCTCCCGGGACCTCTCGAAATGA
- the recO gene encoding DNA repair protein RecO, with protein MSGKTYRATGINLRRMPLGESDLLMTILTRENGLVRAVARGARKANARIGGRTEQFVVNDLQLYRGRSLDQLTQAESLRTFPGLLQDLGRLTAAQYLAEGVLQEATEGQAQEDLYDLLLVHLERLAATPSHQIAARLVHGVYQLLAVGGVAPEVHFCTVSHRPISAESAGFSVEGGGLVALECLSHERVGFRLDIEQVAALQLLADADLTPASLDWNYLWIGLERLLRRHIEFHFDRPLRAATLLEICFEPLAVPAAASPQ; from the coding sequence TTGTCTGGGAAAACCTACCGGGCCACCGGCATCAACCTGCGGCGCATGCCCCTTGGCGAAAGCGATTTGCTCATGACGATTCTGACGCGCGAGAACGGCCTGGTGCGGGCGGTCGCCCGAGGAGCGCGCAAGGCCAACGCCCGGATCGGCGGGCGCACCGAGCAATTTGTCGTCAACGACCTGCAGCTGTACCGGGGCCGCAGCCTCGACCAGCTCACCCAGGCGGAGAGCTTGCGCACTTTCCCGGGCCTGCTGCAGGATCTAGGCCGCCTCACCGCGGCGCAGTACCTGGCCGAAGGGGTGCTGCAGGAAGCCACCGAGGGCCAGGCCCAAGAAGACCTTTACGATCTGCTGTTGGTCCACCTGGAGCGGCTCGCCGCCACCCCTTCCCACCAGATCGCCGCCCGCCTGGTGCACGGGGTGTATCAGTTGTTGGCCGTGGGCGGTGTGGCGCCGGAAGTGCATTTTTGTACCGTGAGCCACCGGCCGATTTCAGCCGAATCGGCCGGTTTTAGCGTCGAAGGGGGTGGGCTCGTGGCCCTCGAGTGCCTGTCCCACGAGCGGGTGGGTTTTCGCCTCGATATCGAACAGGTGGCGGCCTTGCAGCTATTGGCCGATGCGGATCTGACGCCCGCGAGCCTCGATTGGAACTATCTGTGGATCGGTTTGGAGCGGCTGTTGCGCCGCCATATCGAATTCCACTTTGACCGGCCGCTCCGGGCAGCGACACTGCTGGAGATCTGTTTTGAGCCGCTCGCCGTCCCGGCGGCTGCTTCGCCCCAATAA